The sequence CGGACACGGCAACGAACGCTGGTTCCTCGATATCGAGGTGCCGGTGATGGCAGATGGAAGGATTCTCGGAGTTCGTGCACGTGTCGTGGACGACGGTGGCGCGTACCTTCACTACGAACCACTCGGAGCGGTCATCTGGAGCCAGGTGCTGCCGGGTTGCTACACGATGAAGCATTTCGACATCAACTACTCGCAGAGTCTCACGAACAAGTGCCCGACGGTACCGAGCCGTGGGTATTCGAGGCATCAGCATCTGTGGATGCTCGAGCGGATCGTGGATATCGTGGCGAAAGAACTGTCGTTCGACCCGGTCGAGATTCGGAAGCTGAACTATGTCCAACCAGAGGATTACCCGTACGAGACCCCCAACGGATGTGTGTACGACTCGGGTGACCTCCCAGGTGCGTTGGAGAGGGCGCTGAAGTTGATCGACTACCCGGGGGCTCGAGAGCTCCAAGAGGCCGCCCATGGGACCGGCAAGCGAATCGGAATCGGCATCGGGAGCACGCTCGACTCGGGCACCAACAACTTTGGTCAGGCGCGTATCATCAACAAGGACCTTCCGTTCTCCGGCAACGGAGAGGCGGCGATCGCGCGTCTCGACCTCTATGGAGAAGTCACGATCGCCATCGGGACGACACCGCAGGGGCAGAGCCACGAGACGACGGCAGCACAGGTTGCAGCCGACATCCTGGGCATGGCACCCGATCAGGTGCGAGTATTCCCGGGGTTCGACCAATCGAGGAGCGCCTACGTCGGGTTCTCCGGTACCTACGCCAGCCAATTCGCCGTGACGGGCATCAACGCCGTGATCGGGGCCGTGAAGAGACTTCGGGGCGAGATCCTCGATGTCGCCTCACTTGCACTCGGTGTGCCGGCGGATGAGATCGAATTGATCGACGGCAACGCTCGGGTCATCGACAATCACGATGCGATGATTCCGTTCATCGGCATTGCCAACATGATCTACTCGAACAACGCCGGCCTCCCGGCAGAGCTCTTGGAACGTGTCACGCTGAACTGCCGGTACAACTATGTTCCGCCGTTCGAAGTGCCGGATCTCGACCGGAAGTACGGAAACCTCACGTTGACCTATGCGATACAGATCCATGCATGCGTGATCGAGATCGACGAGGAGACCGGGAAGGTCAAGATCCTCCGATATGCAGCGGTGGACGACTGCGGTACGAGAATCAACCCGCTGATCGTAGAAGGTCAGGTCCATGGGGCAACGGCCCAGGGAATCGGCGCGGCTCTTCAGGAGTCGTTGGAATACGATGAGGATGGTCAGCTTCTCAACGCCAACTTCCTTCATTACCACGCGGCAAGGGCGGTAGACGTACCACCGATCGCTACGGACTACCTCGAGTCGCCCTCACCCTTCAGTGGAACCGGCGCCAAGGGTATGGGTGAAGGCGGGGGTGCACCGTTGCACACGATTTCTTCGGCCATCAACGATGCTCTCGACGGATCCTCTCGGATCGTCGAGGAGTCCTTCAACCCTCCGGAGCGTGTGTATCGGCTGTTGCGAGGTTTCGGGACCGATCAGGGCCGCGGTGTGACGGTCACTTCCAACGAAAGTGTGGGCTGAGCCATGCCGAGTGCGAGCTTTGAACGTTCGATTCAGGTGGGTGCGCCTGCGGAAGTGTGCTGGCCGGTGTTGACCGACGTCGACAGGATTGCCGGATGGGTCTCGTTGATCAGCGGGGTCGTCGAACTCGAGCACCTGTCATCGTACGAGGCGGTCCTGGCGGATCGATTCGGGATGTTCAATCTGAAGGCGGATCTCTCCGTGAAGGTCGTCGAACTCGAGGAAGGTCACCGGATTCGCTTCCACGCCGAAGGGCGGGATCGGCACGTGAACACACACATCAACGTGGAAGCGGAGCTGAGGCTCGATCCGACCGATGACGGAACGTTGATCCACGTGTCGGGGGAGTACAAGGTCCTCGGCACGGTCGCCACGATGGGTGCGAGTACCATCCAGAAAAAGGCCGAGATGATCTTGGAGGAATTCTTCGGTGCCGCCGAGCGGTCGCTCGCGACATTGTGACTACGGCCATGGGAGGGAACATGCATGAGATGAACGGAAAACCGGATATGCCCGCGGGTCGTGTGAGACTGCATTCTCGGGGGAACATCGGCAAAGCCGTGCCGGTCCGTTCGTTCGATCACATGCCAAGCATCGATCCCACCCGGCTTCGTGCCGGCGAACGTCCGATGTCGGCGTTGCAAGGTCGTGATCGTCTGGTCGCTTCACCGTGATGTCGGTGGAGATCGTGCCGATGAGGGGCTGTCGTGGTCCGATCGCCCGGGAGGGAAGCTAGATGGCGGTGGCAGACTATCGAGGAGTTCGGACTCTTGCCGACGTGGCGTTGGCCGAACTCAAAGAGTTGATCATCTCGGGCAAGATTCCCCCAGGGAGTCCCATCCGCCTGCAGGAGCAGGTGGACGCCCTTTCGATGAGTTCGGTTCCGATCAGAGAGGCGCTGCGGTATCTCGAGCGAAGTGGCCTCGTCGAGCGGACACCCCACCGTGGGACCCATGTCGCCGAGATGTCCGCCCAAGACCTCGAGGAGACGTACACGATCCGTCAGGCGCTCGAAGGCGTTGCCATTACGTTCGCCGCAGAGAAGATCGAAGACGACAAACTCGACGAGGCAGAGGATCTCCTCGAGCGATACGCCGCGCTGGCTCCAAACGATCCGCTGTCTGCCCACGACGTTCATGAGCAGCTCCACTATCTGTTGTACGAAGCGTCCGGATCGAAGTGGTTGTTGCGGCTCATCCCCATGATGTGGGACAACAGTGAGCGCTACCGGCGGCTGTCGCTGCCGGTCCGAGGGACGATAGAGGATCGGATCGAGGAGCATCGCCAGATCGTCGAGGCGTGCCGCAGACATCGCCCGGAGGAGGCGGCCAAGGCCCTCGAGTCGCACCTGCGTCACACGTTCGAAGCGGCCATCGAACGGCTTCGGGAGGCCGAGGCGAAGCGTGCAGCGTCTCAGGACGAATGAGTCGCCCGCACGGCGCGATGGGCACACGTCTTCGAGATGTGTGGCTCTGCGGGAATCGGCGGGCCGACACAGCGACGGGAAGGGCCGTTGGGCAGTGGCCGAGATGAATACGTGGACCCTGGAAGCCCCTTGATTCTCCCGACCGTGTGGAACCTCGTTCGGCGCAAATGCGGTAGGTTGCCGGAGTCGTTCTCGGTGATCGTCCACGCGCCGGCCTGGCAGGATCCCCCCGATTGTCGTGATCAAAGGCGGCGTGCGGGTGGATTCCCGAGAGTAGGACGGCCCTGGACCGTCCTACGCGAACACACGGTCCGGCCGCACCGCACGCGTCTTTCGATGGTGGACCGTGACGCGGATCGTCGCGACAGAACTCGGGCTGACGGCCATGTTCTCGGCGGAGGACCGATGGAACTGGAGGATGGATGACCGACCGGTACGACATCGTCATCGTTGGAAGCGGGATGAACTCGCTCGTGTGCGCGGCGATTCTCGCGCGAGCCGGGAAGCGGGTTGTCGTGCTCGAGCGCAACGAGTGGATCGGCGGGTGCATTCGCACCGAAGAGCTCTTTCCCGGGTTCACCCACGATGTCCTCTCCTCGTGGTATCCGTTGTTTACCGGGGGCCCCGCCTACGCGGAGCTCGCTGACGAGTTGCATGACAAGGGGCTCGTCTTCGTGAACACGACCACTCCGACGGGCGTTCTCCTTCCGGATGGCCGCAGCCTCGTCTTCGGAACGGACCGGGCCGAGAACGTTCGCCGCATGAATGAGGTCGCCGCTGGTGACGGTGACCGTTTCGCGGCTGCTATGGACAGGTTCCTCGAACGGGATGCCGCGATCTCGTTCGGACTCCTGGGGAATGAGATCTGGTCGCGCTCGACGGCGAAGCTTCTCATGAGGGAGGCGCGACGTCGAAGTGTGAAGGGGGTCGCAGCGTTCTTCGGTGAGGGGCTCGAGACCTGCCGGGCATGGCTGGAGCGTGACATCCGCTCGGATACGGTGCGGGCCCTCATCGCGCCGTGGGTCCTCCACAACGGACTCGGGCCGGACGACGCGTTCTCCGGTCTCATCGGCAAGGTGATCATCGCCGCTCTCGAGATGGGTGGCCTCCCCGTCGTGGTCGGCGGAAGTAAACACATCGTCGGAGTCTTCCGTACGATCGTCGAAGAGCGGGGCGGGGCGATGTGGACCGGGGTGGAGGTTGAAGAAGTCCTCCTCACCGGGAAGAAGGCCACCGGCGTCCGGACGGTGAACGGGGATGTCTATGAGGCGGCCGATGCGGTGATCTGCAACGTCACGCCCACGCAGCTCTACGGACGCCTCCTCCCGTCGGATGTCGTGCCCGAGACGGTTGCCGAACCGGCTCGCGCCTATCGGTACGGCAGGGCGGACATGCAGATCCATTTTGCACTCGGTGCGTCGCCCGCGTGGTCGGACCCGGAGATGGGCCAGGTCGCCCTGGTCCATCTCACCGACGGGCTCGATGGGGTCTCCCGAGCCGTGAACGAAGCCGGCCGTGGGCTGCTTCCGGCCCGCGCGACGGTCGTCGTCGGGCAGCCGACGGCAGTGGATCCCTCGCGGGCACCGAAGGGGAGTGCGATCCTGTGGATCCAGCTCCAAGAGCTGCCCTCAACGATCGACGGGGATGCTGCGGGGGAGATCGACGTTCCGGCCGATGGCCGATGGAACGAGGAGGTCCGTGAGGCGTACGCCGATCGGATCCAGGCCCGCCTCGCCGAGCACGTCGAGAATCTGGATGAGATCGTCGTCGGACGCCGGACATTCTCACCGGGGGATCTCGAGTCACTCAACGTGAACCTCGTCGGCGGTGACCCCTATTCGGGGTCGTGCACCATCGATCAGTTCCTCCTCTGGCGACCGTTCCCCGGAAGTCGCGGGCATCGCACGGCGATCAAGAACGTCTTCCACATCGGCGCCTCGACGCATCCGGGGCCGGGGCTGGGAGGAAACTCCGGCTATCTGGTGGGGAAGGCGCTGAGCTGAGCGTGCCGGACGGGTCATACGCGAGGCGTGGCAGGCCCAATGACCGCACTGCGACCGAGAGTCGTCTCCGACGTCGTGACCGGGCCGGCCGACGAACGCGATGGCGAGGTCGGGTTTGTGTGACCGTCGATCCGCCGGATGACCTCTCCGGCAGGTCACACGGGGGTGAGGCGACCGGTCCCGGCGGTCAACGGGCGAGGGCGTCCATCGTGTCGCCGATGACCCGCAGGTAGCCGTCGAAGTCGAACTCGGGGAACGTCAGGCCTTCGAGGTGCCCGGCGTAGAGGGGGTAGAACGCGTGCGGTGCCGCCGGATTGACGGCCACCGAGGTGGCGCCCGCCTCGGTGTATGCGGCGATCCGCTCCCGGGCGTGGACCGGGTTGCCGGAGACGGTGAGGGCGTCGACGAACTCGGGGGAGATGGCGGCGAGAGCGCCATCGGTATCCCCGGCCCGAGCCCGCTCCCGGACCTCCTCGGCAGTGTCTCCAAAGCCGGCGGCGCTGATGCTCTTGGCGTACGCCGGAGATGAGCCGGCGGCCGTGGCAAACATGAGGATCTGGCCTCGCAGCTCGTCGATGGACCGGTCCGGATCGCCGACGTTCGCCGGAAGGCCCACCCCGACGTCGAACCCGTCGAGGGAACGCCCCGCACGCGCCGCGCCGATCTGCAGATTCGGCAAGACGACGTCGCGCAGGTACTCGACGGAGTAGAAATAGCCGAGCAGACCGTCGGCGAGCTCCCCGGCGAGCTGGACCATCTTTGGGCCGATGGCGGCAACGTAAAGACGCAGCCTGCGCTCGGTGGGCAGAGCTTGCAGACGGAACCCGCGCACCGAGAAGATCTCTCCCTCGTAGGTCGTCTCCTCGAGATCGACGATACGCCGCAGGATGGTCAAGAACTCCCGCATCGCCCGCACCGGCCGCTCGTAGCGTCGCCCATGCCAGTTCTCGACATAACCCTTCGCCTGGGTGCCGAGTCCGAGGATGGCTCGGCCCCCGGAGACATCGTGCAGGGTGT is a genomic window of bacterium BMS3Abin02 containing:
- the cdhA gene encoding caffeine dehydrogenase subunit alpha, whose amino-acid sequence is MTTSGVQQDRKTWLGQNYPRKEDRRLLEGKSSFVDDEGMRRMGYAQFVRSPFAHARIVSVDTSAAEAMPGVYATLTGDEVKAMTTPLFQIAPEPGGNLEEYLLAVDKVRYQGDPIALVLAESREVARDAADLIEVEYEQLPAVINALAAQEPDAPILHESIGSNVSWQGDYVYGDIDWALENADHVVKIDKLHFHRFSAAPLECFGVIVNWDPGMDRIEVISNNQMPLFGAMVIGPSLGVGIDQFDFRSQDIGGGFGIKINIYTQTGALALLSRKAGRPVKWTETRTEHFQSAGHGNERWFLDIEVPVMADGRILGVRARVVDDGGAYLHYEPLGAVIWSQVLPGCYTMKHFDINYSQSLTNKCPTVPSRGYSRHQHLWMLERIVDIVAKELSFDPVEIRKLNYVQPEDYPYETPNGCVYDSGDLPGALERALKLIDYPGARELQEAAHGTGKRIGIGIGSTLDSGTNNFGQARIINKDLPFSGNGEAAIARLDLYGEVTIAIGTTPQGQSHETTAAQVAADILGMAPDQVRVFPGFDQSRSAYVGFSGTYASQFAVTGINAVIGAVKRLRGEILDVASLALGVPADEIELIDGNARVIDNHDAMIPFIGIANMIYSNNAGLPAELLERVTLNCRYNYVPPFEVPDLDRKYGNLTLTYAIQIHACVIEIDEETGKVKILRYAAVDDCGTRINPLIVEGQVHGATAQGIGAALQESLEYDEDGQLLNANFLHYHAARAVDVPPIATDYLESPSPFSGTGAKGMGEGGGAPLHTISSAINDALDGSSRIVEESFNPPERVYRLLRGFGTDQGRGVTVTSNESVG
- a CDS encoding carbon monoxide dehydrogenase subunit G, which produces MPSASFERSIQVGAPAEVCWPVLTDVDRIAGWVSLISGVVELEHLSSYEAVLADRFGMFNLKADLSVKVVELEEGHRIRFHAEGRDRHVNTHINVEAELRLDPTDDGTLIHVSGEYKVLGTVATMGASTIQKKAEMILEEFFGAAERSLATL
- the csiR gene encoding HTH-type transcriptional repressor CsiR, encoding MAVADYRGVRTLADVALAELKELIISGKIPPGSPIRLQEQVDALSMSSVPIREALRYLERSGLVERTPHRGTHVAEMSAQDLEETYTIRQALEGVAITFAAEKIEDDKLDEAEDLLERYAALAPNDPLSAHDVHEQLHYLLYEASGSKWLLRLIPMMWDNSERYRRLSLPVRGTIEDRIEEHRQIVEACRRHRPEEAAKALESHLRHTFEAAIERLREAEAKRAASQDE
- the crtN gene encoding dehydrosqualene desaturase → MTDRYDIVIVGSGMNSLVCAAILARAGKRVVVLERNEWIGGCIRTEELFPGFTHDVLSSWYPLFTGGPAYAELADELHDKGLVFVNTTTPTGVLLPDGRSLVFGTDRAENVRRMNEVAAGDGDRFAAAMDRFLERDAAISFGLLGNEIWSRSTAKLLMREARRRSVKGVAAFFGEGLETCRAWLERDIRSDTVRALIAPWVLHNGLGPDDAFSGLIGKVIIAALEMGGLPVVVGGSKHIVGVFRTIVEERGGAMWTGVEVEEVLLTGKKATGVRTVNGDVYEAADAVICNVTPTQLYGRLLPSDVVPETVAEPARAYRYGRADMQIHFALGASPAWSDPEMGQVALVHLTDGLDGVSRAVNEAGRGLLPARATVVVGQPTAVDPSRAPKGSAILWIQLQELPSTIDGDAAGEIDVPADGRWNEEVREAYADRIQARLAEHVENLDEIVVGRRTFSPGDLESLNVNLVGGDPYSGSCTIDQFLLWRPFPGSRGHRTAIKNVFHIGASTHPGPGLGGNSGYLVGKALS
- the fgd1_1 gene encoding F420-dependent glucose-6-phosphate dehydrogenase, whose protein sequence is METAMNRLGVFLEGLPARVTVDMARRAESAGFDRVWIPEIVFADAFVPSTAVALSTKRIEVGTGVVGIWSRSPVAMGLEAYTLHDVSGGRAILGLGTQAKGYVENWHGRRYERPVRAMREFLTILRRIVDLEETTYEGEIFSVRGFRLQALPTERRLRLYVAAIGPKMVQLAGELADGLLGYFYSVEYLRDVVLPNLQIGAARAGRSLDGFDVGVGLPANVGDPDRSIDELRGQILMFATAAGSSPAYAKSISAAGFGDTAEEVRERARAGDTDGALAAISPEFVDALTVSGNPVHARERIAAYTEAGATSVAVNPAAPHAFYPLYAGHLEGLTFPEFDFDGYLRVIGDTMDALAR